A single region of the Anomaloglossus baeobatrachus isolate aAnoBae1 chromosome 2, aAnoBae1.hap1, whole genome shotgun sequence genome encodes:
- the ST3GAL6 gene encoding type 2 lactosamine alpha-2,3-sialyltransferase, whose amino-acid sequence MKKLPKCDLPDDIKNISCKKCVVVGNGGVLRNSTLGKKIDSYDVIIRMNDGPVLGYEDDVGQKTTFRLCYPESIFSDSLHYDPNTTVVLMMFKPHDVKWLSELLLHRSVSTYGFWRKPAMKLIYQPHQMRVLNPYILKQVSQNLLNFPTSFPKTEKPKHPTTGIIAITLALHICNEVHIAGFKYNLTSLNSSLHYYGNETMSVMAQNEYHNISAEQMFLRDLIDHKTVTNLT is encoded by the exons TATTtcctgtaagaagtgtgttgttgtCGGGAACGGTGGCGTGCTGCGAAACAGCACTTTAGGAAAGAAAATTGATAGCTACGATGTGATAATAAG GATGAATGACGGCCCTGTCCTGGGGTATGAAGATGATGTTGGACAAAAGACTACTTTCCGCCTATGTTATCCAGAATCCATCTTTTCAGACAGTTTGCACTATGATCCGAACACCACAGTGGTGCTTATGATGTTCAAGCCTCATGATGTCAAATGGTTGTCAGAATTACTATTACACAGAAGTGTG AGCACTTATGGTTTTTGGAGAAAACCTGCCATGAAATTAATCTACCAACCCCATCAAATGCGAGTCCTTAACCCTTACATACTGAAGCAAGTATCCCAAAATCTATTGAATTTTCCCACAAGCTTTCCTAAGACAGAA AAACCAAAGCACCCGACTACTGGCATCATTGCAATCACGCTGGCGTTGCACATATGCAATGAAGTCCATATCGCAGGGTTCAAATACAACCTGACTTCTCTAAATAGTTCCCTCCATTATTATGGAAATGAGACGATGTCTGTAATGGCTCAG AATGAATATCACAATATATCAGCAGAGCAAATGTTTCTTAGAGACCTTATTGATCACAAAACAGTAACAAATCTGACGTAG